One genomic window of Evansella cellulosilytica DSM 2522 includes the following:
- a CDS encoding rhodanese-like domain-containing protein, whose translation MMSFDQDGIKQIDVDELKALVKSPKEDTVLIDVREPEEYESGHIPGVPLVPMHTIPNLIDGFHKDKEYVFICRSGNRSQNVSLFLNENGVGKVTNFNGGMLSYDGETVNGSEIHITSVDELKGWKK comes from the coding sequence ATGATGAGTTTTGACCAAGATGGAATTAAACAAATTGATGTTGACGAACTAAAAGCGTTAGTAAAGTCTCCGAAAGAAGATACAGTACTAATAGACGTAAGAGAACCAGAGGAATATGAAAGTGGTCACATTCCAGGAGTACCGTTAGTTCCAATGCACACGATTCCAAATTTGATTGATGGTTTTCATAAGGATAAAGAATACGTGTTTATTTGTAGGAGCGGCAACCGTTCGCAAAATGTTTCTTTATTCTTAAATGAAAACGGAGTTGGAAAAGTAACAAATTTTAATGGTGGCATGCTATCTTATGATGGAGAAACTGTTAATGGTTCTGAAATTCATATAACTTCTGTAGACGAGTTAAAAGGCTGGAAAAAGTAA
- a CDS encoding AI-2E family transporter, with amino-acid sequence MTKSKLFRGLLYTILILIIIYLATLVSFIFRPLVVFVQTVFIPFLIAGVLFYLLRPILIFLHNRKVPKVIAILIIYVLLIGVLTGLVFLIGPALQAQLMNLIDNMPFLVNEVRKVIFDLSEIEWLAQFQDFESFSIESISENIAGVLMDTFNFISMNIASFLGALTNTLFTIILIPFMLFYILKDGHKAPNQVLRFFPEKQQIEGKRILSDMDKALSSFIQGQIIVSLCVGILMFISYTIIGLEYTLILALIAMATNLIPFIGPWIGAVPAVIVALIASPMTALWVIVAIVVVQQIESNLIAPQVMGRKLAIHPLTIIILILVAGRFAGFIGFLIAVPTYAVTKVVVSHTYRLLKLRKQNLEETRRMNEEKGL; translated from the coding sequence TTGACTAAAAGCAAGTTGTTTCGTGGTTTACTGTATACGATATTAATTCTTATTATTATTTATTTAGCTACATTAGTGTCTTTTATTTTTCGACCTTTAGTAGTTTTTGTACAAACAGTATTTATCCCTTTTCTAATAGCTGGTGTTTTGTTCTATTTACTAAGGCCCATTCTCATCTTTTTACATAATCGTAAAGTACCTAAAGTTATAGCTATCTTGATCATATATGTACTACTTATTGGTGTCTTAACAGGGCTAGTCTTTCTCATAGGTCCAGCATTACAAGCGCAGCTAATGAACCTTATTGATAATATGCCATTTTTAGTTAATGAAGTTAGAAAAGTAATTTTTGATCTTTCAGAAATTGAGTGGCTTGCCCAATTCCAAGATTTTGAGAGCTTTTCTATAGAAAGTATCAGTGAAAATATAGCAGGCGTTTTAATGGATACGTTTAATTTCATATCTATGAATATTGCTAGCTTTCTTGGTGCTTTAACAAACACCTTATTTACGATTATTCTCATTCCTTTTATGTTGTTTTACATATTAAAGGATGGTCATAAAGCACCAAATCAAGTGTTACGCTTTTTTCCTGAAAAACAACAAATCGAAGGAAAGCGTATTTTAAGTGATATGGATAAGGCACTTAGCTCATTTATTCAAGGGCAAATTATCGTTAGTTTATGTGTCGGTATCCTGATGTTTATTTCCTATACTATTATTGGGTTAGAATATACGCTTATTTTAGCTTTAATAGCAATGGCTACGAACTTAATCCCTTTCATTGGTCCATGGATTGGGGCAGTGCCGGCAGTTATCGTAGCACTTATTGCATCACCTATGACCGCGTTATGGGTCATTGTTGCAATCGTAGTTGTTCAGCAAATTGAAAGTAACTTGATAGCACCGCAGGTTATGGGCAGAAAGCTTGCTATTCATCCTTTGACAATTATTATACTTATTTTAGTTGCGGGACGTTTTGCTGGTTTTATTGGATTCTTAATTGCAGTTCCTACGTATGCAGTAACGAAAGTTGTCGTAAGTCACACGTACAGGTTATTGAAATTACGCAAACAAAACCTAGAAGAGACTAGAAGAATGAATGAAGAAAAAGGCCTTTAA
- a CDS encoding helix-turn-helix domain-containing protein: MEILTFTIPPLPTFITGGNATFRKGEQHFQRIFHIFDLIYVVKGKIYMKEAGEKYEVKEGQYIILAPGLKHGGYERCEEEAIYYWIHFTLPNDYELKKKHDFDWSNVIIKESTLVEAPEYKLHIPRYAAFRNKERGIQAIQSILELNDSSDPAEKMRQQLLFGDLMIQLQKDAVELPTSAQNVTDEVVRYIKRNYLIEGFTVKEMAQELLYHPDYITRSMKKVIGMTPIQFLNHYRLSMAKSKIIRGNHDLDTVARECGFSDVSYFSRIFKKKEGMTPGQYRRMSRTYEKEPKM, encoded by the coding sequence ATGGAAATACTAACTTTTACAATACCTCCACTCCCAACATTTATTACAGGAGGGAATGCGACTTTTAGAAAGGGAGAACAGCACTTTCAGAGAATATTTCATATTTTCGACCTTATTTACGTCGTTAAAGGAAAAATATATATGAAAGAAGCAGGAGAAAAATATGAGGTGAAAGAGGGACAATACATCATTTTGGCCCCGGGATTAAAGCATGGAGGTTACGAGCGCTGTGAAGAAGAAGCGATATATTATTGGATACACTTTACTTTACCAAATGACTACGAATTAAAGAAGAAACATGATTTTGATTGGTCAAATGTTATTATTAAAGAGAGTACATTGGTAGAAGCGCCTGAGTATAAATTACATATTCCAAGGTACGCGGCTTTTCGTAACAAGGAAAGAGGTATCCAAGCTATCCAGTCTATTTTAGAGTTAAATGATTCAAGTGATCCAGCTGAAAAAATGAGACAACAGCTTTTATTCGGGGATTTAATGATTCAATTACAAAAGGATGCTGTAGAGCTGCCAACGAGTGCTCAAAATGTAACAGACGAAGTTGTGCGCTATATAAAAAGGAATTACTTAATTGAAGGTTTTACTGTAAAAGAAATGGCGCAAGAGCTACTATACCACCCAGACTATATTACACGGTCAATGAAAAAGGTGATAGGGATGACCCCAATTCAATTTTTAAATCATTATCGATTGTCCATGGCAAAATCAAAAATTATCCGTGGTAATCATGACCTAGATACAGTAGCAAGAGAATGCGGTTTTTCTGATGTAAGTTATTTTTCAAGGATATTTAAGAAAAAAGAAGGAATGACACCTGGACAATATCGAAGAATGAGTAGAACATATGAAAAGGAACCAAAAATGTAA
- a CDS encoding MATE family efflux transporter has translation MSSNKEKAAKITLFALTWPIFVEILLHMLMGNVDTIMLSQYNDNAVASVGVSNQIMSVIIVMFGFVAAGTTILIAQNIGAKKKEKASQISVVSIAANLLFGILLSLSLLLFGKPVLLAMNIPEELIADSLIYLQIVGGTLFIQSVIMTLGAVVKSYGFTKDAMYVTLGMNILNVIGNYVLIFGAFGAPELGVTGVAISTAISRAIGLVILFICLYKRVNGYLPWNYLFEKFPKEEIQQLLKIGIPSAGEQLAYNLSQMVITAFIATMGTVELTTRVYAFNIIMFAMLFSIAIGQGTQILIGYLVGEKQINKAYERCLKSLWIGVAISTFFMITLSLFRETLLSLFTSNPEIIQIGSLLLLISIILEPGRAFNLIVINALRAAGDVRYPAYIGIICMWGVSVTVSYTAGIMFGLGLIGVWIAMILDEWIRGILMLRRWNSKKWVTMSFVNEEGKNS, from the coding sequence ATGTCATCAAATAAAGAAAAAGCAGCTAAGATAACCCTTTTCGCCCTAACCTGGCCAATTTTTGTAGAAATCCTTCTCCACATGTTGATGGGGAATGTAGATACTATCATGTTAAGCCAATACAATGATAATGCCGTTGCCTCAGTGGGTGTTTCTAATCAAATTATGAGTGTCATCATCGTCATGTTTGGGTTTGTTGCAGCTGGAACAACGATACTTATTGCTCAAAATATAGGGGCTAAGAAAAAGGAAAAAGCTAGTCAAATTTCGGTTGTTTCCATTGCAGCTAATTTATTATTTGGAATTTTACTTAGTCTTTCACTATTATTATTTGGAAAGCCTGTATTATTAGCTATGAACATTCCTGAAGAGTTAATAGCTGATTCCCTTATTTATTTACAAATTGTTGGCGGAACCCTTTTTATTCAATCCGTTATCATGACGCTAGGTGCAGTCGTAAAAAGCTACGGTTTTACGAAGGATGCCATGTACGTCACACTCGGAATGAATATATTGAATGTCATCGGAAACTATGTCCTCATATTTGGTGCATTTGGTGCGCCAGAGCTAGGTGTTACTGGAGTCGCAATAAGTACTGCAATAAGTCGTGCTATTGGTTTAGTTATTCTTTTTATTTGTCTTTATAAAAGAGTAAATGGGTATTTGCCTTGGAATTATCTATTTGAAAAATTCCCTAAAGAGGAAATTCAGCAGCTCTTAAAAATTGGTATCCCATCTGCAGGTGAGCAATTAGCTTACAATTTATCACAAATGGTCATTACGGCATTTATTGCCACAATGGGAACAGTGGAGCTTACTACGAGAGTGTATGCTTTTAATATCATCATGTTTGCGATGTTATTTTCCATTGCTATCGGTCAAGGCACACAAATATTAATTGGCTATTTAGTAGGTGAAAAACAGATTAATAAAGCTTATGAAAGATGTTTAAAAAGTTTGTGGATAGGTGTTGCGATATCAACGTTCTTTATGATTACATTAAGCTTATTTAGAGAAACATTACTATCCCTATTCACTTCAAATCCAGAAATTATTCAAATAGGAAGTCTTTTATTATTGATTTCAATCATTCTTGAACCTGGTAGAGCATTTAACCTCATTGTAATCAATGCACTTCGGGCAGCAGGAGACGTCAGATATCCAGCCTATATCGGTATTATTTGTATGTGGGGCGTGTCTGTAACAGTTTCTTATACTGCTGGTATTATGTTTGGTCTTGGACTAATCGGAGTCTGGATTGCAATGATATTAGATGAGTGGATAAGAGGAATACTTATGCTTAGAAGATGGAATTCAAAAAAGTGGGTAACGATGTCCTTTGTAAATGAAGAAGGAAAAAACAGTTAG